Proteins encoded together in one Halalkaliarchaeum sp. AArc-CO window:
- a CDS encoding alpha-ketoacid dehydrogenase subunit beta — protein MTAETHSETVDRELTMSRAMVEAIADEMRDNEEVFYMGEDVADYGGIFDSTQGLLDEFGHDRVMDVPISETAYLGAAVGAAQEGMRPIAELMFVDFFGVAMDQIYNQMAKNTYMSGGAVNVPMVLTAAVGGTYNDAAQHSQTLYGTFAHLPGMKVVVPSTAFDAKGLMHNAIRDDDPVVYMFHKRLMGIGWMPAPDGPKTPVPETDYTIPFGSADVKREGGDVTVVTLGLHVHRALEAAESLTEEGIDVEVVDLRSLVPLDTDTVLESVRKTGRLVVVDEDYRSFGVTGEIIASVVEGGLADLEAVERLAHPDVPIPYARPLENETIPDTGDIADAVRAVHE, from the coding sequence ATGACGGCAGAGACTCACTCGGAGACGGTCGACCGCGAACTGACGATGAGCCGCGCGATGGTCGAGGCCATCGCCGACGAAATGCGCGACAACGAGGAGGTGTTTTACATGGGGGAAGACGTCGCCGACTACGGCGGCATCTTCGACTCCACGCAGGGGCTGCTCGACGAGTTCGGCCACGACCGCGTCATGGACGTCCCAATCAGTGAAACCGCCTACCTCGGGGCGGCTGTCGGCGCTGCACAGGAAGGGATGCGGCCCATCGCGGAGCTGATGTTCGTCGACTTCTTCGGCGTCGCGATGGATCAGATCTACAACCAGATGGCGAAGAACACCTACATGAGCGGTGGCGCCGTCAACGTGCCCATGGTGCTCACCGCGGCCGTGGGTGGGACGTACAACGACGCCGCCCAGCACTCACAGACGCTGTACGGGACGTTCGCTCATCTCCCGGGAATGAAAGTCGTCGTCCCGTCGACGGCGTTCGACGCCAAGGGGTTGATGCACAACGCGATCCGGGACGACGATCCGGTCGTGTACATGTTCCACAAGCGGCTGATGGGAATTGGCTGGATGCCCGCACCGGATGGACCGAAGACGCCGGTGCCCGAGACAGACTACACGATCCCGTTCGGGAGCGCAGACGTGAAACGCGAGGGTGGCGACGTGACCGTGGTCACGCTCGGACTCCACGTCCATCGGGCGCTCGAGGCTGCCGAATCGCTGACTGAGGAGGGGATCGACGTCGAAGTCGTCGATCTCCGATCGCTCGTTCCGCTGGACACCGACACCGTCCTCGAATCGGTCCGGAAGACCGGTCGGCTGGTGGTCGTCGACGAGGACTACCGTTCGTTCGGTGTGACCGGAGAGATAATTGCCTCGGTCGTCGAGGGCGGTCTCGCGGACCTCGAGGCGGTCGAACGGCTCGCCCACCCGGAC
- a CDS encoding thiamine pyrophosphate-dependent dehydrogenase E1 component subunit alpha: MYEDMVTARYYEERLQEEYLVGKQPAFDISAGPIPGELHLAAGHEASGIGVCHHLRDDDAVTAPHRPHHIAIAKGVDLDRMTAEIFGRETGCSSGKGGHMHLFDPDVKFACSGIIAQGCPPAVGAGMAAKKRGKDSVAVAFLGEGAISQGAFLESLNLASVHDLPVVFVIEDNDWAISMPKERVTTPLDGSRRADGFDMPGIRVDEDDVIAVYGAADEAIGRARDGNGPTLLELQVHRRMGHFMGDPETYRPEEDQELAAKRDSIERLKEELRAHGVEEETMESIKTAAHERVDEAIEWAKEQPEPDPEAADEDVFVNPPSGVTDTEPTFDLAGGDD, translated from the coding sequence TTGTACGAGGACATGGTGACGGCCAGGTATTACGAAGAACGGCTTCAAGAGGAGTACCTCGTGGGCAAGCAGCCGGCCTTCGACATCAGCGCCGGACCGATCCCGGGCGAGCTTCACCTCGCAGCGGGCCACGAGGCGTCCGGAATCGGCGTGTGCCATCACCTCCGGGACGACGACGCGGTGACGGCACCACATCGACCCCACCACATCGCCATCGCGAAGGGGGTCGACCTCGACCGAATGACGGCGGAGATTTTCGGCCGGGAAACCGGCTGTTCCTCCGGGAAAGGAGGACACATGCACCTGTTCGATCCGGACGTGAAGTTCGCCTGCAGTGGGATCATCGCCCAGGGTTGTCCGCCCGCGGTCGGGGCAGGGATGGCCGCCAAAAAGCGCGGGAAAGACAGCGTCGCCGTAGCGTTCCTGGGTGAGGGGGCGATCAGCCAGGGGGCGTTCCTCGAGTCGCTGAACCTCGCGAGCGTCCACGACCTGCCGGTGGTGTTCGTGATCGAGGACAACGACTGGGCGATCAGCATGCCGAAGGAACGAGTCACGACACCCCTCGACGGTTCCAGGCGCGCGGACGGATTCGACATGCCCGGAATCCGCGTTGACGAGGACGACGTGATCGCCGTCTACGGGGCCGCAGACGAGGCGATCGGGCGCGCCCGCGACGGCAACGGCCCGACGCTGCTCGAACTCCAGGTCCACCGTCGAATGGGGCACTTCATGGGTGATCCGGAGACGTATCGGCCCGAGGAGGACCAGGAACTGGCAGCGAAACGCGATTCGATCGAACGCTTGAAAGAAGAGCTGCGGGCACACGGCGTGGAGGAGGAAACCATGGAATCGATCAAAACGGCGGCTCACGAGCGCGTCGACGAGGCGATCGAGTGGGCCAAAGAGCAGCCGGAACCGGATCCCGAGGCGGCCGACGAGGACGTGTTCGTCAACCCGCCGTCGGGAGTGACCGACACCGAACCGACGTTCGACCTGGCAGGAGGTGACGACTGA
- a CDS encoding DUF5518 domain-containing protein, which translates to MARGDTLLNAIIGAVVTVVLSFTGISPVLGGGVAGYLQGENRKRGAKVGALSGLFAFVPFLLFGLVIFGFFVVAPVTGGGPGIPAGIELLVVLFLFFPILLVWNAGLGALGGYLGAYLREERDS; encoded by the coding sequence ATGGCAAGAGGCGACACTCTCCTCAACGCGATCATCGGCGCGGTCGTTACGGTTGTCCTTTCGTTTACCGGCATCTCCCCGGTCCTCGGCGGCGGCGTGGCGGGCTATCTACAGGGGGAAAACCGCAAACGTGGAGCAAAGGTCGGCGCCCTCTCGGGGCTCTTCGCGTTCGTTCCGTTCCTGCTTTTCGGGCTCGTTATTTTCGGCTTCTTTGTGGTCGCCCCCGTGACTGGTGGCGGTCCAGGGATTCCAGCCGGCATTGAACTGCTGGTGGTTCTGTTCCTGTTTTTTCCGATCCTTCTGGTCTGGAACGCGGGGCTCGGGGCACTCGGTGGATATCTGGGGGCGTATCTCCGCGAGGAACGTGACTCCTGA
- a CDS encoding heptaprenylglyceryl phosphate synthase, with protein MSAFDRIARTIGRATTAGCLAGRTLLPFDTNPVPGDWEHVTKVDPEDAKKLPIAYPRYLEHTDGISVGGSADVTETNTVETFRLLSSVSTPAFHEPSAASHVTEETLSASAFLAVPQVLNGDDEAFVGTLGTGTRFIREELAPAAVEKLLPSRVVNRYGDRLAEFLTNWMLYSAVFEAYVIQNPDSAAAREAGVGESDLLSPEQARDRAMAAERYLGSEVLYLEYSGTYGGSEAVDILEMTAPALDWTRLWYGGGIDSRDKATEILSAGADTVIVGDVFHRIAAEEADLASSFVADSEIGTSAHPDRIEAWLEGTADVADTAAVEYLSTIPSVEDPAGAARDCLVAGVTAHCVLARAETDVREAIREGRLTDPAEMSAVFRDDYHSRLEARLGPPGGNSSTSTLAANLLDSVCLRTFRESTRSPQSDDEPSVSFPAHHLPIEELPR; from the coding sequence ATGAGCGCATTCGACCGGATCGCGCGAACCATCGGCCGGGCGACGACGGCGGGGTGTCTCGCCGGTCGAACGCTGTTGCCGTTCGACACGAACCCGGTTCCGGGGGACTGGGAGCACGTCACGAAGGTCGATCCGGAGGACGCAAAGAAGCTCCCGATCGCGTATCCGCGGTATCTCGAACACACGGACGGCATCTCCGTCGGCGGGTCGGCGGACGTAACGGAAACGAACACCGTCGAGACGTTCAGGCTGCTCTCGTCGGTGTCGACGCCGGCGTTTCACGAGCCCAGCGCGGCGAGTCACGTCACCGAAGAGACGCTGTCGGCGTCGGCGTTCCTGGCGGTGCCCCAGGTTCTCAACGGTGACGACGAGGCGTTCGTCGGCACCCTCGGAACCGGAACGCGGTTCATCCGGGAGGAACTGGCACCTGCAGCCGTCGAGAAGCTGTTGCCGTCACGGGTCGTGAACCGATACGGCGACCGTCTCGCGGAGTTTCTCACGAACTGGATGCTCTACTCCGCGGTCTTCGAAGCGTACGTCATCCAAAACCCCGACAGCGCGGCCGCCCGGGAGGCGGGGGTCGGCGAGTCAGATCTTCTCTCCCCCGAACAGGCCAGAGACCGGGCGATGGCAGCGGAACGGTATCTCGGCAGTGAAGTACTCTACCTCGAATACTCCGGTACATATGGTGGCTCTGAAGCGGTCGACATTCTCGAGATGACTGCCCCCGCTCTCGACTGGACCCGGCTGTGGTACGGCGGCGGGATCGACTCCCGCGATAAGGCGACCGAGATCCTCTCGGCAGGCGCCGATACGGTGATCGTCGGGGACGTCTTCCACCGGATCGCCGCCGAGGAAGCCGATCTCGCTTCCTCGTTCGTCGCCGATTCGGAGATCGGGACGTCGGCTCACCCCGACAGGATCGAAGCGTGGCTCGAGGGCACCGCCGACGTCGCCGACACTGCTGCGGTCGAATACCTCTCGACGATCCCGTCGGTCGAGGATCCGGCCGGGGCCGCACGCGACTGTCTGGTTGCAGGAGTTACAGCCCACTGCGTCCTCGCGAGGGCCGAAACGGACGTTCGAGAGGCGATCCGCGAGGGGCGGCTCACGGATCCGGCGGAGATGTCGGCGGTGTTCCGGGACGACTACCACAGTCGGCTCGAAGCCAGGCTCGGGCCACCCGGAGGCAACTCGTCGACGTCGACTCTCGCTGCAAATCTCCTTGATTCAGTCTGCCTTCGGACGTTTCGGGAGTCAACCAGATCGCCTCAGTCGGACGACGAGCCGTCGGTGTCGTTCCCGGCCCATCACCTCCCGATCGAAGAACTTCCACGGTAG
- a CDS encoding BMP family protein — protein MDRRQFLTTVSAGTAAAIAGCMGGGGGADFNVGMVYATGGLGDQSFNDMAHTGVQEAEEDFELDYQNAEPDGPDEVGELQRRFANSEDPDFDLISCIGFVQETDLLDNAREFPEQNFMIVDGVVEADDGFVDNVANYIFREQEGSFQVGVLAGMLTGMEYDHGGGSTNTDEQMVGFVGGQEVPLIERFEAGYKAGVEYVDEDIEFTSAYAGDWNDPSTGQEIASSMYDDGADVVYHAAGGTGSGVFEAAQSEGRYAIGVDDDQSRTAPEFSDVIVASMLKRVNVAVYESIENTLNDDFRGGELNDLGIAEDGVAAVIGQDFEGELPAAITDELELTREAIVDGDITVPDNLDDV, from the coding sequence ATGGATCGACGGCAATTTCTGACGACGGTAAGCGCGGGAACAGCAGCAGCGATCGCGGGCTGTATGGGCGGCGGCGGCGGCGCAGACTTCAACGTCGGGATGGTGTACGCGACTGGCGGGCTCGGCGATCAGTCGTTCAATGACATGGCACACACCGGTGTTCAGGAGGCCGAAGAGGACTTCGAACTCGACTACCAGAACGCCGAACCCGACGGTCCAGACGAGGTAGGGGAACTCCAGCGTCGATTCGCGAACAGCGAAGACCCCGACTTCGACCTCATCAGTTGTATCGGCTTCGTCCAGGAAACAGACCTGCTCGACAACGCCCGGGAGTTCCCGGAGCAGAACTTCATGATCGTCGACGGCGTCGTCGAGGCAGACGACGGGTTCGTCGACAACGTGGCGAACTACATCTTCAGGGAGCAGGAGGGTTCCTTCCAGGTGGGCGTACTCGCCGGAATGCTGACCGGGATGGAGTACGACCACGGCGGGGGATCGACGAACACCGACGAGCAGATGGTCGGGTTCGTCGGCGGTCAGGAAGTGCCGTTGATCGAACGGTTCGAAGCAGGATACAAGGCCGGCGTCGAGTACGTCGACGAAGACATCGAATTCACGTCGGCGTACGCAGGCGACTGGAACGATCCGTCCACCGGGCAGGAGATCGCCTCGTCGATGTACGACGACGGTGCAGACGTCGTGTATCACGCGGCCGGCGGCACCGGATCGGGCGTCTTCGAGGCAGCCCAGTCGGAAGGGCGGTACGCGATCGGCGTCGACGACGACCAGTCGCGTACGGCGCCCGAGTTTTCCGACGTGATCGTTGCCTCGATGCTCAAACGGGTGAACGTTGCAGTGTACGAGTCGATCGAGAACACTCTCAACGACGACTTCCGCGGCGGAGAACTGAACGATCTGGGTATCGCCGAGGATGGTGTCGCCGCAGTGATCGGCCAGGACTTCGAAGGCGAACTCCCCGCAGCGATTACCGACGAACTCGAACTGACGCGGGAGGCCATCGTCGACGGCGACATCACGGTTCCCGACAACCTCGATGACGTGTAG